A genomic region of Pseudochaenichthys georgianus chromosome 12, fPseGeo1.2, whole genome shotgun sequence contains the following coding sequences:
- the LOC117456507 gene encoding stonustoxin subunit alpha-like, whose product SCFGRRWRPSISLLINNLQEKLQEEIAELDRLSHTEDHTQFLQSYSRLSRLSEATDSSSITARSLKYTEDVTAAVSEVRDKLQDIVSEERATMSITETPETEPKNRTEFLKYACDIRLDQNTRNKHISSQAYIAGFSLNTDEWCAHPDSFSDWAQVLCRESLTGCCYWEVEVKVSVLVAVAYKSISRKGDESFFGDNEKSWALECSNDGYKFRHNAIRTSISGPKPSRVGVYLDHSAGVLSFYSVSETMTLLHRVHTTFTEPLCPGFGLHRDGASVEICKDFNTGDSNP is encoded by the coding sequence AGCTGCTTCGGAAGGAGGTGGAGGCCATCAATCTCTCTGCTGATCAACAATCTTCAGGAGAAGCTGCAGGAGGAGATCGCTGAGCTGGACCGACTTTCACACACAGAGGACCACACCCAGTTCCTGCAGAGTTACAGCAGGTTATCACGTCTGAGTGAAGCTACAGACTCCTCCAGCATCACGGCTCGTTCCCTGAAGTACACTGAGGACGTGACTGCAGCTGTGTCAGAGGTCAGAGATAAACTACAGGATATTGTTAGTGAGGAACGGGCCACGATGTCGATAACAGAGACTCCAGAGACAGAGCCCAAGAACAGGACTGAATTCCTCAAATATGCGTGTGATATCAGACTGGATCAGAACACAAGGAACAAACATATCAGCTCTCAGGCTTACATTGCAGGATTCAGCTTGAATACCGATGAATGGTGTGCTCACCCAGACAGTTTCTCTGACTGGGCTCAGGTTTTGTGTAGAGAGAGTCTGACTGGATGTTGTTACTGGGAGGTGGAGGTAAAAGTGAGTGTTTTGGTTGCTGTTGCATACAAGAGTATTAGCAGAAAAGGAGATGAAAGTTTTTTTGGAGACAATGAAAAGTCTTGGGCTTTGGAGTGTTCCAATGACGGTTATAAATTCAGACATAACGCAATCAGAACATCGATCTCAGGTCCTAAGCCCTCCAGAGTAGGAGTGTACCTGGATCACAGTGCAGGCGTTCTCTCCTTCTACAGCGTCTCTGAAACCAtgactctcctccacagagtCCACACCACATTCACTGAGCCGCTCTGTCCTGGGTTTGGTCTGCATAGGGATGGAGCCTCTGTTGAAATCTGTAAAGATTTCAACACAGGAGACTCAAACCCATAG